CGGGCGGCGGCACCGTCAATAAGATCATTTGTCATATCTCAACTCTACATATATGAATGACGTTTTCATATATGCTTTTGATCATGGCTGAAAAAATTATCCTCGACTGCGACCCCGGGCACGACGACGCGATTGCGATCCTGCTCGCTCACGGTAGCCCGCACATCGAACTCCTCGGAGTCACGACCGTGATGGGCAACCAAACAATCGAGAAAGTCACTCGCAACGCTCTGGCCGTTGCCCGCGTCGCCGGCATCACCGACGTGCCCTTCGCCCGCGGAGCCCACCGCCCGCTCGTGCGCGAAGTCGAAGTAGCCGAATCCATTCACGGCGAATCCGGTCTTGAC
The Lujinxingia vulgaris DNA segment above includes these coding regions:
- a CDS encoding nucleoside hydrolase, whose product is MAEKIILDCDPGHDDAIAILLAHGSPHIELLGVTTVMGNQTIEKVTRNALAVARVAGITDVPFARGAHRPLVREVEVAESIHGESGLDGPVLPEPLIELDARHAVDFIIDTVMQNEPGTVTLVPTGALTNLALAVRKEPRIAERVKQVVM